The Acinetobacter lwoffii region GGTTAATTGCTTAATTCTATTATCTAATTCTTTTGTATGTTTTTTTATAAGGTTATTTACTTTAGTACAATTTTGATTAGGAGTTTCTAACTCCTCACATAGAGACTCTATATCTTTAATAGAGATACCTAAACTTCTACAATTTAATATAAAACTTAATTTATCTAATGAACGTAAGCATCCGGCTAACAC contains the following coding sequences:
- a CDS encoding MerR family DNA-binding protein; the encoded protein is MGTKLRLIGSLGKAVLAGCLRSLDKLSFILNCRSLGISIKDIESLCEELETPNQNCTKVNNLIKKHTKELDNRIKQLTSFKKQLDDLENLCGDNRKIENCYIIKKLEMNS